From the Tripterygium wilfordii isolate XIE 37 chromosome 6, ASM1340144v1, whole genome shotgun sequence genome, one window contains:
- the LOC119999393 gene encoding uncharacterized protein LOC119999393 isoform X4 → MLSMRNNKFVNDLVAVNNLVAGACRTSFHPICAREARNRMEVWRRYGCDDVELRAFCSKHSDGLGSCSMAQGHYSLSVNGDVSGTTPLPLLSTNKLDNHRSGENISVHRETCQSHDECNDGELAEFGLSDTILKTEIVSECADTLQAKNIANMAMSGRRNSDDFKPFDSVNLAPILKKLIERGKVNVKEVASDIGIPPDSLSSRLADDTLAPQLRFKIAKWLRNHAYMGFLQRNSNIDVKFPLEDENGTVDSPDDVTVTESDITVPGAVKCVPSRRRTNSNIRFSRNDKVIPFYEEFLIENGIETNEVKVDRVVSEEQENSSEWTITNASEKGSSNTDGFHDSVGHSLKSEGEPSNGNLHAYSQPVVSAFPQPDIVVNGNQRSLACANGNSVVVDLIKMGAASNCYIHLWISKKLQMHSELFLKNTDYEAEDPKQEGRSHLEESSRASACCNCQNQCPECSGLIGKLDRVKLEELAEARKVGVLELSPRDEVEGEIIYFQHRLLGNAVGRKSFTDGLIHKVVEIISHEIDVAHSRSWDAALVSQYLCDLREAKKQGRKERKHKEAQAVLAAATAAAATSSRISSFRKDAFDESAKQENLMKLNNSSGWICTSSQLMPRPKQTLSRVAVPRILTEKYFDYVQSVSDFSKEHPRSCDICRRSETILNPILVCSGCKVAVHLDCYHNMKESTGPWYCELCEALLPSRCPGAPTVNFLEKPYFVAECGLCGGTTGAFRKSSDGQWVHALCAEWIFESAFRRGQVNSVEGMETVTKGVDTCCICHCKHGVCITCNYGHCQTTFHPSCARSAGFYMNIKTSGGKLQHKAYCEKHSLEQRTKTQKHGLEELRSIKQIRVELERLRLLCERISRREKIKRELVFCSHDILAYKRDHVARSVLVHSPFFHPDSSESATTSLKGHTDGYKSSSEAIQRSDDITIDSTLSFKNLIKVPVSMDTDQKTDDSSSSQNIFTRQATERVPFSGNQILHKPSGSSLNSLDDGEWSSKSRKLIESFEKELVMTLDQASMKNQQLPKGYVYIPVDCLSKEKKVIQDDCSSEPVEHDG, encoded by the exons GAGCTTGCAGAACTTCTTTTCATCCTATTTGTGCCAGGGAGGCTAGAAACAGAATGGAGGTCTGGAGAAGATATGGGTGTGATGAT GTTGAGCTACGGGCTTTCTGCTCAAAGCACTCTGATGGCCTTGGTAGTTGCAGTATGGCGCAAGGACATTATTCTCTTTCTGTTAATGGTGATGTGTCTGGTACCACTCCTCTTCCATTGTTGTCGACAAACAAGCTGGATAACCACAGAAGTGGAGAAAACATTTCAGTCCACCGAGAAACTTGTCAGTCTCATGATGAATGCAATGATGGAGAATTAGCAGAGTTTGGCCTGTCCGATACCATACTAAAGACTGAAATTGTCTCAGAATGTGCTGATACCCTGCAAGCCAAAAATATTGCTAATATGGCTATGTCAGGGAGGAGAAACAGTGATGATTTTAAGCCATTTGACAGTGTGAATCTTGCTCCGATTCTAAAGAAG TTAATTGAGCGGGGCAAAGTCAATGTGAAAGAAGTGGCATCAGATATTGGCATTCCACCCGATTCATTATCATCTAGACTTGCT gatGATACCTTGGCTCCTCAGTTGCGATTTAAAATAGCTAAATGGCTCAGGAATCATGCCTACATGGGTTTTCTGCAGAGAAACTCGAATATTGATGTAAAATTCCCATTGGAAGACGAGAATGGAACAGTTGATTCTCCTGATGATGTAACTGTAACAGAGTCTGATATAACGGTTCCTGGTGCTGTTAAGTGTGTACCTTCTAGGAGAAGAACCAACAGCAATATTAGGTTTTCGAGGAATGACAAAGTAATTCCATTCTATGAGGAATTTTTAATTGAGAATGGGATAGAGACCAATGAGGTTAAAGTAGATAGAGTGGTCAGTGAAGAACAAGAAAATTCAAGTGAATGGACCATCACCAATGCTTCTGAAAAG GGCTCATCTAATACTGATGGATTTCATGATTCTGTGGGTCATTCACTGAAGTCTGAAG GTGAGCCGTCAAATGGCAACTTACATGCATATAGCCAGCCTGTGGTTTCAGCTTTTCCTCAGCCGGATATTGTAGTGAATGGCAATCAGAGAAGTCTTGCTTGTGCAAATGGAAACTCAGTTGTCGTCGACCTCAT AAAAATGGGAGCAGCTTCTAATTGTTATATTCACCTGTGGATCAGTAAGAAGTTGCAGATGCATAGTGAATTGTTTCTAAAGAACACAGACTATGAAGCTGAAG ACCCAAAGCAGGAAGGAAGGTCTCATCTGGAAGAATCTTCCCGTGCCAGTGCCTGCTGTAATTGCCAAAATCAATGTCCAGAGTGCAGTGGCTTGATTGGAAAATTAGATAGGGTAAAGTTAGAGGAGCTTGCTGAGGCTAGGAAAGTTGGAGTGCTAGAGCTGTCTCCAAGAGATGAAGTGGAGGgggaaattatttattttcaacaTAGATTGCTTGGGAATGCAGTTGGAAGAAAGAGCTTTACTG ATGGTTTAATTCATAAGGTTGTTGAGATTATATCACATGAAATTGATGTGGCACATAGCCGAAGTTGGGATGCTGCGCTTGTTAGTCAATATCTCTGTGACCTTAGAGAAGCAAAGAAGCAGggtaggaaagaaagaaagcataAGGAAGCACAGGCTGTGCTAGCTGCTGCAACTGCTGCAGCTGCAACTTCATCTAGGATTTCATCATTTAGGAAAGATGCATTTGATGAGTCTGCTAAGCAGGAG aatttgatgaaattgaacAACTCTAGTGGATGGATTTGCACTTCTTCTCAGTTGATGCCTCGGCCAAAGCAGACACTTTCAAGGGTGGCTGTCCCAAGAATTTTAACTGAAAAGTATTTTGATTATGTTCAGTCAGTTTCAGATTTTTCCAAAGAGCATCCTAGATCATGTGACATATGCAGAAGATCTGAGACAATTTTGAACCCTATCTTAGTGTGCTCCGGTTGCAAG GTTGCAGTCCATTTGGATTGCTATCATAATATGAAAGAATCTACAGGTCCATGGTACTGTGAATTATGTGAAGCGTTGTTGCCATCTAGATGCCCCGGAGCTCCTACGGTCAATTTTTTGGAGAAACCCTATTTTGTTGCAGAATGTGGTTTATGCGGTGGCACTACTGGTGCTTTTAGGAAATCTTCTGATGGTCAATGGGTCCATGCCCTTTGTGCAGAG TGGATCTTTGAATCAGCATTCAGAAGAGGACAAGTAAATTCTGTTGAAGGAATG GAGACAGTTACAAAGGGGGTTGATACTTGTTGTATCTGTCATTGCAAACACGGTGTCTGCATAACG TGTAACTATGGTCACTGTCAGACCACATTTCATCCATCGTGTGCTAGAAGTGCTGGCTTCTACATGAATATTAAGACTAGTGGTGGCAAGTTGCAACACAAGGCTTACTGTGAAAAACATAGCTTGGAACAGAGGACAAAG ACTCAAAAGCATGGACTTGAGGAGTTGAGGAGTATCAAGCAAATCAGG GTCGAGTTGGAGAGATTACGCCTTCTTTGTGAGAGAATTAGCAGACGCGAAAAGATAAAG AGGGAGCTGGTTTTTTGTTCACATGACATTCTTGCCTACAAAAGAGACCACGTAGCTCGTTCTGTGCTTGTGCATAGTCCCTTTTTTCATCCAGATAGTTCAGAATCAGCTACAACATCCCTCAAAGGCCACACAGATGGTTACAAATCTAGCAGTGAAGCAATCCAACGATCAGATGATATTACCATTGACAGCACACTTTCTTTTAAGAACTTGATCAAGGTTCCTGTATCCATGGACACCGACCAAAAGACAGATGACAGCTCCTCGTCCCAAAATATATTTACAAGACAGGCTACTGAGAGGGTGCCATTTTCTGGCAACCAAATCCTTCATAAACCTTCTGGTTCATCTCTTAATTCTTTGGATGATGGAGAATGGAGTTCAAAATCAAGAAAG CTTATCGAAAGTTTTGAAAAAGAGCTGGTTATGACTTTGGATCAAGCTTCTATGAAGAATCAGCAATTGCCCAAAGGATATGTCTACATCCCGGTGGATTGCCTTTCAAAGGAGAAAAAGGTCATCCAGGATGATTGCTCAAGTGAACCTGTGGAACACGATGGGTAA
- the LOC119999396 gene encoding uncharacterized protein LOC119999396, producing MGNGYNHHQTLHNLHHKTTFLPLLCSRPSIKDVAIPRWEDRSSSSSNDPLSPRIGCMGQVKRNDKFNLGFHPSRKATKNINNNSNNSSPVKYFKLRKIFSGKNYSVNTSSIATSTTNNNRRRRGGSFDCGSEPKIVDGKENSGFVNIVEMDPPLPVIRKVKPATYGGGETAAESLWKRRSGGVALQSLRLQQIQINRHGIEPTTV from the coding sequence ATGGGTAATGGATACAATCATCACCAAACTCTTCATAATCTTCATCACAAGACCACATTCTTGCCTCTGTTGTGTTCAAGGCCTTCAATCAAAGATGTGGCAATACCCAGATGGGAAGATcgatcttcttcatcatcaaacgATCCCCTGTCACCAAGAATCGGTTGTATGGGTCAGGTCAAGCGAAATGACAAATTCAATTTGGGATTTCACCCATCTCGCAAAGCAACTAaaaacatcaacaacaacagcaacaacagCAGCCCTGTGAAGTACTTTAAGCTCAGGAAGATTTTCTCAGGCAAGAATTACAGTGTCAACACAAGTAGTATTGCCACATCCACGACCAATAAtaacagaagaagaagaggagggagTTTTGATTGTGGAAGTGAACCCAAGATTGTTGATGGTAAGGAGAATTCTGGGTTTGTCAATATAGTTGAGATGGACCCTCCATTGCCTGTGATTAGGAAAGTGAAACCAGCAACATATGGAGGAGGTGAAACGGCGGCAGAGAGTCTTTGGAAGAGGAGATCTGGTGGGGTTGCATTGCAGAGTTTGAGGCTTCAACAGATTCAAATCAATAGACATGGTATTGAACCAACTACTGTTTGA
- the LOC119999393 gene encoding uncharacterized protein LOC119999393 isoform X6, which yields MEVWRRYGCDDVELRAFCSKHSDGLGSCSMAQGHYSLSVNGDVSGTTPLPLLSTNKLDNHRSGENISVHRETCQSHDECNDGELAEFGLSDTILKTEIVSECADTLQAKNIANMAMSGRRNSDDFKPFDSVNLAPILKKLIERGKVNVKEVASDIGIPPDSLSSRLADDTLAPQLRFKIAKWLRNHAYMGFLQRNSNIDVKFPLEDENGTVDSPDDVTVTESDITVPGAVKCVPSRRRTNSNIRFSRNDKVIPFYEEFLIENGIETNEVKVDRVVSEEQENSSEWTITNASEKGSSNTDGFHDSVGHSLKSEGEPSNGNLHAYSQPVVSAFPQPDIVVNGNQRSLACANGNSVVVDLIKMGAASNCYIHLWISKKLQMHSELFLKNTDYEAEDPKQEGRSHLEESSRASACCNCQNQCPECSGLIGKLDRVKLEELAEARKVGVLELSPRDEVEGEIIYFQHRLLGNAVGRKSFTDGLIHKVVEIISHEIDVAHSRSWDAALVSQYLCDLREAKKQGRKERKHKEAQAVLAAATAAAATSSRISSFRKDAFDESAKQENLMKLNNSSGWICTSSQLMPRPKQTLSRVAVPRILTEKYFDYVQSVSDFSKEHPRSCDICRRSETILNPILVCSGCKVAVHLDCYHNMKESTGPWYCELCEALLPSRCPGAPTVNFLEKPYFVAECGLCGGTTGAFRKSSDGQWVHALCAEWIFESAFRRGQVNSVEGMETVTKGVDTCCICHCKHGVCITCNYGHCQTTFHPSCARSAGFYMNIKTSGGKLQHKAYCEKHSLEQRTKTQKHGLEELRSIKQIRVELERLRLLCERISRREKIKRELVFCSHDILAYKRDHVARSVLVHSPFFHPDSSESATTSLKGHTDGYKSSSEAIQRSDDITIDSTLSFKNLIKVPVSMDTDQKTDDSSSSQNIFTRQATERVPFSGNQILHKPSGSSLNSLDDGEWSSKSRKLIESFEKELVMTLDQASMKNQQLPKGYVYIPVDCLSKEKKVIQDDCSSEPVEHDG from the exons ATGGAGGTCTGGAGAAGATATGGGTGTGATGAT GTTGAGCTACGGGCTTTCTGCTCAAAGCACTCTGATGGCCTTGGTAGTTGCAGTATGGCGCAAGGACATTATTCTCTTTCTGTTAATGGTGATGTGTCTGGTACCACTCCTCTTCCATTGTTGTCGACAAACAAGCTGGATAACCACAGAAGTGGAGAAAACATTTCAGTCCACCGAGAAACTTGTCAGTCTCATGATGAATGCAATGATGGAGAATTAGCAGAGTTTGGCCTGTCCGATACCATACTAAAGACTGAAATTGTCTCAGAATGTGCTGATACCCTGCAAGCCAAAAATATTGCTAATATGGCTATGTCAGGGAGGAGAAACAGTGATGATTTTAAGCCATTTGACAGTGTGAATCTTGCTCCGATTCTAAAGAAG TTAATTGAGCGGGGCAAAGTCAATGTGAAAGAAGTGGCATCAGATATTGGCATTCCACCCGATTCATTATCATCTAGACTTGCT gatGATACCTTGGCTCCTCAGTTGCGATTTAAAATAGCTAAATGGCTCAGGAATCATGCCTACATGGGTTTTCTGCAGAGAAACTCGAATATTGATGTAAAATTCCCATTGGAAGACGAGAATGGAACAGTTGATTCTCCTGATGATGTAACTGTAACAGAGTCTGATATAACGGTTCCTGGTGCTGTTAAGTGTGTACCTTCTAGGAGAAGAACCAACAGCAATATTAGGTTTTCGAGGAATGACAAAGTAATTCCATTCTATGAGGAATTTTTAATTGAGAATGGGATAGAGACCAATGAGGTTAAAGTAGATAGAGTGGTCAGTGAAGAACAAGAAAATTCAAGTGAATGGACCATCACCAATGCTTCTGAAAAG GGCTCATCTAATACTGATGGATTTCATGATTCTGTGGGTCATTCACTGAAGTCTGAAG GTGAGCCGTCAAATGGCAACTTACATGCATATAGCCAGCCTGTGGTTTCAGCTTTTCCTCAGCCGGATATTGTAGTGAATGGCAATCAGAGAAGTCTTGCTTGTGCAAATGGAAACTCAGTTGTCGTCGACCTCAT AAAAATGGGAGCAGCTTCTAATTGTTATATTCACCTGTGGATCAGTAAGAAGTTGCAGATGCATAGTGAATTGTTTCTAAAGAACACAGACTATGAAGCTGAAG ACCCAAAGCAGGAAGGAAGGTCTCATCTGGAAGAATCTTCCCGTGCCAGTGCCTGCTGTAATTGCCAAAATCAATGTCCAGAGTGCAGTGGCTTGATTGGAAAATTAGATAGGGTAAAGTTAGAGGAGCTTGCTGAGGCTAGGAAAGTTGGAGTGCTAGAGCTGTCTCCAAGAGATGAAGTGGAGGgggaaattatttattttcaacaTAGATTGCTTGGGAATGCAGTTGGAAGAAAGAGCTTTACTG ATGGTTTAATTCATAAGGTTGTTGAGATTATATCACATGAAATTGATGTGGCACATAGCCGAAGTTGGGATGCTGCGCTTGTTAGTCAATATCTCTGTGACCTTAGAGAAGCAAAGAAGCAGggtaggaaagaaagaaagcataAGGAAGCACAGGCTGTGCTAGCTGCTGCAACTGCTGCAGCTGCAACTTCATCTAGGATTTCATCATTTAGGAAAGATGCATTTGATGAGTCTGCTAAGCAGGAG aatttgatgaaattgaacAACTCTAGTGGATGGATTTGCACTTCTTCTCAGTTGATGCCTCGGCCAAAGCAGACACTTTCAAGGGTGGCTGTCCCAAGAATTTTAACTGAAAAGTATTTTGATTATGTTCAGTCAGTTTCAGATTTTTCCAAAGAGCATCCTAGATCATGTGACATATGCAGAAGATCTGAGACAATTTTGAACCCTATCTTAGTGTGCTCCGGTTGCAAG GTTGCAGTCCATTTGGATTGCTATCATAATATGAAAGAATCTACAGGTCCATGGTACTGTGAATTATGTGAAGCGTTGTTGCCATCTAGATGCCCCGGAGCTCCTACGGTCAATTTTTTGGAGAAACCCTATTTTGTTGCAGAATGTGGTTTATGCGGTGGCACTACTGGTGCTTTTAGGAAATCTTCTGATGGTCAATGGGTCCATGCCCTTTGTGCAGAG TGGATCTTTGAATCAGCATTCAGAAGAGGACAAGTAAATTCTGTTGAAGGAATG GAGACAGTTACAAAGGGGGTTGATACTTGTTGTATCTGTCATTGCAAACACGGTGTCTGCATAACG TGTAACTATGGTCACTGTCAGACCACATTTCATCCATCGTGTGCTAGAAGTGCTGGCTTCTACATGAATATTAAGACTAGTGGTGGCAAGTTGCAACACAAGGCTTACTGTGAAAAACATAGCTTGGAACAGAGGACAAAG ACTCAAAAGCATGGACTTGAGGAGTTGAGGAGTATCAAGCAAATCAGG GTCGAGTTGGAGAGATTACGCCTTCTTTGTGAGAGAATTAGCAGACGCGAAAAGATAAAG AGGGAGCTGGTTTTTTGTTCACATGACATTCTTGCCTACAAAAGAGACCACGTAGCTCGTTCTGTGCTTGTGCATAGTCCCTTTTTTCATCCAGATAGTTCAGAATCAGCTACAACATCCCTCAAAGGCCACACAGATGGTTACAAATCTAGCAGTGAAGCAATCCAACGATCAGATGATATTACCATTGACAGCACACTTTCTTTTAAGAACTTGATCAAGGTTCCTGTATCCATGGACACCGACCAAAAGACAGATGACAGCTCCTCGTCCCAAAATATATTTACAAGACAGGCTACTGAGAGGGTGCCATTTTCTGGCAACCAAATCCTTCATAAACCTTCTGGTTCATCTCTTAATTCTTTGGATGATGGAGAATGGAGTTCAAAATCAAGAAAG CTTATCGAAAGTTTTGAAAAAGAGCTGGTTATGACTTTGGATCAAGCTTCTATGAAGAATCAGCAATTGCCCAAAGGATATGTCTACATCCCGGTGGATTGCCTTTCAAAGGAGAAAAAGGTCATCCAGGATGATTGCTCAAGTGAACCTGTGGAACACGATGGGTAA
- the LOC119999393 gene encoding uncharacterized protein LOC119999393 isoform X5, producing the protein MLSMRNNKFVNDLVAVNNLVAGACRTSFHPICAREARNRMEVELRAFCSKHSDGLGSCSMAQGHYSLSVNGDVSGTTPLPLLSTNKLDNHRSGENISVHRETCQSHDECNDGELAEFGLSDTILKTEIVSECADTLQAKNIANMAMSGRRNSDDFKPFDSVNLAPILKKLIERGKVNVKEVASDIGIPPDSLSSRLADDTLAPQLRFKIAKWLRNHAYMGFLQRNSNIDVKFPLEDENGTVDSPDDVTVTESDITVPGAVKCVPSRRRTNSNIRFSRNDKVIPFYEEFLIENGIETNEVKVDRVVSEEQENSSEWTITNASEKGSSNTDGFHDSVGHSLKSEGEPSNGNLHAYSQPVVSAFPQPDIVVNGNQRSLACANGNSVVVDLIKMGAASNCYIHLWISKKLQMHSELFLKNTDYEAEDPKQEGRSHLEESSRASACCNCQNQCPECSGLIGKLDRVKLEELAEARKVGVLELSPRDEVEGEIIYFQHRLLGNAVGRKSFTDGLIHKVVEIISHEIDVAHSRSWDAALVSQYLCDLREAKKQGRKERKHKEAQAVLAAATAAAATSSRISSFRKDAFDESAKQENLMKLNNSSGWICTSSQLMPRPKQTLSRVAVPRILTEKYFDYVQSVSDFSKEHPRSCDICRRSETILNPILVCSGCKVAVHLDCYHNMKESTGPWYCELCEALLPSRCPGAPTVNFLEKPYFVAECGLCGGTTGAFRKSSDGQWVHALCAEWIFESAFRRGQVNSVEGMETVTKGVDTCCICHCKHGVCITCNYGHCQTTFHPSCARSAGFYMNIKTSGGKLQHKAYCEKHSLEQRTKTQKHGLEELRSIKQIRVELERLRLLCERISRREKIKRELVFCSHDILAYKRDHVARSVLVHSPFFHPDSSESATTSLKGHTDGYKSSSEAIQRSDDITIDSTLSFKNLIKVPVSMDTDQKTDDSSSSQNIFTRQATERVPFSGNQILHKPSGSSLNSLDDGEWSSKSRKLIESFEKELVMTLDQASMKNQQLPKGYVYIPVDCLSKEKKVIQDDCSSEPVEHDG; encoded by the exons GAGCTTGCAGAACTTCTTTTCATCCTATTTGTGCCAGGGAGGCTAGAAACAGAATGGAG GTTGAGCTACGGGCTTTCTGCTCAAAGCACTCTGATGGCCTTGGTAGTTGCAGTATGGCGCAAGGACATTATTCTCTTTCTGTTAATGGTGATGTGTCTGGTACCACTCCTCTTCCATTGTTGTCGACAAACAAGCTGGATAACCACAGAAGTGGAGAAAACATTTCAGTCCACCGAGAAACTTGTCAGTCTCATGATGAATGCAATGATGGAGAATTAGCAGAGTTTGGCCTGTCCGATACCATACTAAAGACTGAAATTGTCTCAGAATGTGCTGATACCCTGCAAGCCAAAAATATTGCTAATATGGCTATGTCAGGGAGGAGAAACAGTGATGATTTTAAGCCATTTGACAGTGTGAATCTTGCTCCGATTCTAAAGAAG TTAATTGAGCGGGGCAAAGTCAATGTGAAAGAAGTGGCATCAGATATTGGCATTCCACCCGATTCATTATCATCTAGACTTGCT gatGATACCTTGGCTCCTCAGTTGCGATTTAAAATAGCTAAATGGCTCAGGAATCATGCCTACATGGGTTTTCTGCAGAGAAACTCGAATATTGATGTAAAATTCCCATTGGAAGACGAGAATGGAACAGTTGATTCTCCTGATGATGTAACTGTAACAGAGTCTGATATAACGGTTCCTGGTGCTGTTAAGTGTGTACCTTCTAGGAGAAGAACCAACAGCAATATTAGGTTTTCGAGGAATGACAAAGTAATTCCATTCTATGAGGAATTTTTAATTGAGAATGGGATAGAGACCAATGAGGTTAAAGTAGATAGAGTGGTCAGTGAAGAACAAGAAAATTCAAGTGAATGGACCATCACCAATGCTTCTGAAAAG GGCTCATCTAATACTGATGGATTTCATGATTCTGTGGGTCATTCACTGAAGTCTGAAG GTGAGCCGTCAAATGGCAACTTACATGCATATAGCCAGCCTGTGGTTTCAGCTTTTCCTCAGCCGGATATTGTAGTGAATGGCAATCAGAGAAGTCTTGCTTGTGCAAATGGAAACTCAGTTGTCGTCGACCTCAT AAAAATGGGAGCAGCTTCTAATTGTTATATTCACCTGTGGATCAGTAAGAAGTTGCAGATGCATAGTGAATTGTTTCTAAAGAACACAGACTATGAAGCTGAAG ACCCAAAGCAGGAAGGAAGGTCTCATCTGGAAGAATCTTCCCGTGCCAGTGCCTGCTGTAATTGCCAAAATCAATGTCCAGAGTGCAGTGGCTTGATTGGAAAATTAGATAGGGTAAAGTTAGAGGAGCTTGCTGAGGCTAGGAAAGTTGGAGTGCTAGAGCTGTCTCCAAGAGATGAAGTGGAGGgggaaattatttattttcaacaTAGATTGCTTGGGAATGCAGTTGGAAGAAAGAGCTTTACTG ATGGTTTAATTCATAAGGTTGTTGAGATTATATCACATGAAATTGATGTGGCACATAGCCGAAGTTGGGATGCTGCGCTTGTTAGTCAATATCTCTGTGACCTTAGAGAAGCAAAGAAGCAGggtaggaaagaaagaaagcataAGGAAGCACAGGCTGTGCTAGCTGCTGCAACTGCTGCAGCTGCAACTTCATCTAGGATTTCATCATTTAGGAAAGATGCATTTGATGAGTCTGCTAAGCAGGAG aatttgatgaaattgaacAACTCTAGTGGATGGATTTGCACTTCTTCTCAGTTGATGCCTCGGCCAAAGCAGACACTTTCAAGGGTGGCTGTCCCAAGAATTTTAACTGAAAAGTATTTTGATTATGTTCAGTCAGTTTCAGATTTTTCCAAAGAGCATCCTAGATCATGTGACATATGCAGAAGATCTGAGACAATTTTGAACCCTATCTTAGTGTGCTCCGGTTGCAAG GTTGCAGTCCATTTGGATTGCTATCATAATATGAAAGAATCTACAGGTCCATGGTACTGTGAATTATGTGAAGCGTTGTTGCCATCTAGATGCCCCGGAGCTCCTACGGTCAATTTTTTGGAGAAACCCTATTTTGTTGCAGAATGTGGTTTATGCGGTGGCACTACTGGTGCTTTTAGGAAATCTTCTGATGGTCAATGGGTCCATGCCCTTTGTGCAGAG TGGATCTTTGAATCAGCATTCAGAAGAGGACAAGTAAATTCTGTTGAAGGAATG GAGACAGTTACAAAGGGGGTTGATACTTGTTGTATCTGTCATTGCAAACACGGTGTCTGCATAACG TGTAACTATGGTCACTGTCAGACCACATTTCATCCATCGTGTGCTAGAAGTGCTGGCTTCTACATGAATATTAAGACTAGTGGTGGCAAGTTGCAACACAAGGCTTACTGTGAAAAACATAGCTTGGAACAGAGGACAAAG ACTCAAAAGCATGGACTTGAGGAGTTGAGGAGTATCAAGCAAATCAGG GTCGAGTTGGAGAGATTACGCCTTCTTTGTGAGAGAATTAGCAGACGCGAAAAGATAAAG AGGGAGCTGGTTTTTTGTTCACATGACATTCTTGCCTACAAAAGAGACCACGTAGCTCGTTCTGTGCTTGTGCATAGTCCCTTTTTTCATCCAGATAGTTCAGAATCAGCTACAACATCCCTCAAAGGCCACACAGATGGTTACAAATCTAGCAGTGAAGCAATCCAACGATCAGATGATATTACCATTGACAGCACACTTTCTTTTAAGAACTTGATCAAGGTTCCTGTATCCATGGACACCGACCAAAAGACAGATGACAGCTCCTCGTCCCAAAATATATTTACAAGACAGGCTACTGAGAGGGTGCCATTTTCTGGCAACCAAATCCTTCATAAACCTTCTGGTTCATCTCTTAATTCTTTGGATGATGGAGAATGGAGTTCAAAATCAAGAAAG CTTATCGAAAGTTTTGAAAAAGAGCTGGTTATGACTTTGGATCAAGCTTCTATGAAGAATCAGCAATTGCCCAAAGGATATGTCTACATCCCGGTGGATTGCCTTTCAAAGGAGAAAAAGGTCATCCAGGATGATTGCTCAAGTGAACCTGTGGAACACGATGGGTAA